The following proteins come from a genomic window of Gottfriedia acidiceleris:
- the addB gene encoding helicase-exonuclease AddAB subunit AddB — translation MAFQFILGRAGSGKTHHILNEMTDRLKIETKNIIFIVPDQMTFQMEYELVKRQEKKAIINSQVFSFTRLAWKVLQETGGISRIHIGEIGISMILRKIIEEKKEELKVFHHVADRQGFYKELTGLIAEFKGFQVSSDELSSVILQMEQDSSKDHIFIQQKINDIQIVFDAFNAYMKDKYLDSEDYLNLLIQELPKSDYIKDSIIYIDGYYDLAPQERNVVEELLRCCSEVNFSLTLDRPYDDFLPHELNLFYKPALLYQQIKEIVLNTKKTIKQPVLCHHNFRNQSNDLKYFETNFDNRPVKPSFESDGIKIMSASNRRAEVNGIAKDIINKVRDQGYRYRDIAIYLRNGDSYSHLISTIFHAYEIPIFIEEKRSMLTHPLFTFLQATFDIIQKNWRYESVFNAYKTELVYPFESNRDKNREQLELFENYCIAYGKQGKRWTVEEPWKYRKYRSTEGIDRGTTNEELEFEALINSVRDLLVKPILTFQSNLKQAKNAREMCVALYEFVESVDISRKLQRLKDEAENRSNLIESKDHEQVWKGFIQLLDECVELIGEEKLSRKTFFEILQTGFQSLQFANVPASLDQVNIADFDHSRLQNVKCAYIIGVNEGVIPRKANEDGLLGDTAREFLQSFGVEVAPTSKHQLFVENFNIYTGINRASHELIISYPLASDDGKSLAPSSLIQRIKSIFPNIHQRFESGDLTFSSVEEQLTSITNYNTALTNLVSQLQVWSTKETEANMDLWWTLYNVLRENSDSKDKLYKVISSVMYNNVAKDLGEDLSTELYGEELSGSVSRIELFHQCAYAHFARYGLKLQEREIYKFESFDMGQLFHSALTIIGENLLQTGKSWSSLTNSECDELAAKVVDEISPKFQREILLSTNRYMFLKKKMKDVIAKVSSILSQQEHAGKFVPVALEVPFGIGKKLNSYELPIDGKRRMVLNGRIDRIDKATSEKGDYLRILDYKSTKKELKLSDVYYGLALQLLTYLDIAVANSTTLLGKNADPAGILYFHVQNPIVKVKNNIELDEIQDEIFKKFKMNGLLLEDRESNTLMDEALIQDGSTSKIVPIRLKKTGEYMAKYSKTVKPEQYPMMTNYIKQKFTEAGQQIYKGFVEANPYQQKDKIPCTYCSYQSVCQFDANVKGNEYRVLPPLEDSEALQKMIEVVNKDE, via the coding sequence ATGGCGTTTCAATTTATATTAGGACGTGCAGGAAGTGGAAAAACGCATCACATTTTAAATGAAATGACAGATAGATTAAAGATTGAAACAAAAAATATCATCTTTATTGTACCTGACCAAATGACCTTTCAGATGGAATATGAATTAGTTAAGAGGCAGGAAAAAAAAGCAATTATTAATTCCCAAGTTTTTAGCTTTACTCGATTAGCATGGAAGGTTCTACAAGAAACAGGTGGAATCAGTCGGATTCATATTGGTGAAATTGGAATTTCAATGATACTTCGAAAGATTATTGAGGAAAAGAAAGAAGAATTGAAAGTTTTTCATCACGTTGCTGATCGACAAGGATTTTATAAGGAACTAACAGGTCTTATTGCTGAGTTTAAAGGTTTTCAAGTTTCTTCAGATGAATTATCTTCCGTTATATTACAAATGGAGCAAGATTCATCAAAGGATCATATCTTTATTCAACAAAAGATAAATGATATACAAATAGTGTTTGATGCTTTTAATGCATATATGAAAGATAAGTATCTTGATTCAGAAGACTATTTAAATTTGTTGATTCAAGAATTACCTAAAAGTGATTATATAAAAGACAGCATTATTTATATCGATGGATATTATGACTTGGCACCTCAAGAGCGAAATGTAGTTGAGGAGCTATTGAGATGTTGTAGTGAGGTGAATTTTTCTTTAACACTCGATCGACCATATGATGATTTTTTACCACATGAATTAAATTTATTTTATAAACCAGCGCTTCTATATCAACAAATTAAAGAGATTGTTTTAAATACAAAGAAAACAATAAAGCAACCTGTTCTTTGTCATCATAACTTTAGAAATCAATCGAATGATTTGAAGTATTTCGAAACGAATTTTGATAACAGACCAGTTAAGCCTTCGTTTGAATCAGATGGAATTAAGATTATGTCGGCATCTAATCGTCGAGCCGAAGTAAATGGGATTGCAAAAGATATTATTAATAAGGTACGTGATCAAGGATACCGATATCGTGATATTGCCATTTACTTAAGAAATGGAGATTCCTATTCACATTTGATTTCAACTATTTTTCATGCGTACGAAATACCCATTTTCATAGAAGAAAAGCGTTCAATGCTAACGCATCCATTATTTACGTTTTTACAAGCTACTTTCGATATCATTCAAAAAAATTGGCGATATGAATCAGTTTTTAATGCATATAAAACTGAATTAGTTTATCCATTTGAAAGCAATCGTGATAAGAATCGTGAACAGCTCGAGTTATTTGAGAATTATTGCATAGCGTATGGTAAGCAAGGAAAAAGGTGGACGGTTGAAGAGCCATGGAAGTATCGAAAGTATCGCTCAACTGAAGGTATTGATAGAGGGACAACAAATGAAGAGTTAGAATTCGAGGCATTAATCAATTCAGTAAGAGATTTATTAGTTAAGCCAATTCTTACATTTCAAAGCAATCTAAAGCAAGCAAAAAATGCGAGAGAAATGTGTGTAGCATTATATGAATTTGTTGAATCAGTAGATATTTCAAGGAAGCTTCAACGTTTAAAGGATGAGGCAGAAAATCGATCCAATTTAATTGAAAGCAAAGATCATGAGCAAGTTTGGAAAGGGTTTATTCAACTTTTAGATGAATGCGTTGAATTAATAGGAGAAGAAAAACTATCACGTAAAACATTTTTTGAAATTCTTCAAACTGGTTTTCAATCTCTTCAATTTGCGAATGTTCCTGCATCATTAGATCAAGTAAACATAGCTGATTTTGATCATTCAAGATTACAAAATGTAAAGTGTGCTTATATCATTGGTGTAAATGAAGGGGTTATTCCAAGGAAGGCTAATGAAGACGGATTATTAGGCGACACTGCCAGAGAGTTTTTACAATCATTTGGTGTGGAAGTAGCACCAACAAGTAAGCACCAATTATTTGTAGAAAATTTTAATATCTATACTGGAATTAATCGAGCAAGTCATGAGTTAATCATTAGTTATCCTTTAGCAAGTGATGATGGGAAAAGTCTTGCCCCATCAAGTCTTATTCAAAGGATCAAATCGATTTTTCCAAATATACATCAACGTTTTGAAAGTGGAGACTTAACATTTAGTTCCGTAGAAGAACAGCTTACATCTATTACAAATTATAATACAGCGTTAACGAATTTAGTCTCTCAGCTTCAAGTTTGGTCGACTAAGGAAACTGAAGCGAATATGGATTTATGGTGGACGCTTTATAATGTTTTACGAGAAAATTCTGATTCAAAAGATAAACTGTATAAAGTAATAAGTAGTGTAATGTATAACAATGTTGCGAAAGATCTTGGAGAAGATTTAAGTACAGAATTATATGGGGAAGAATTGAGTGGATCGGTTTCACGAATTGAGCTTTTCCATCAATGCGCATATGCCCACTTTGCACGATATGGTCTCAAGCTACAAGAACGTGAAATTTATAAGTTTGAATCATTTGATATGGGTCAATTATTCCACAGTGCTTTAACAATTATTGGAGAGAATCTTTTACAGACCGGAAAAAGCTGGAGTAGTTTAACGAATTCAGAATGTGATGAATTAGCAGCAAAAGTAGTAGATGAAATCTCTCCAAAGTTTCAACGTGAGATTTTGCTAAGTACGAATCGATATATGTTTTTAAAGAAAAAAATGAAGGATGTTATTGCTAAAGTATCCTCAATTTTAAGTCAACAAGAGCATGCAGGTAAATTCGTCCCTGTTGCTTTAGAAGTACCTTTTGGTATAGGTAAAAAGTTAAATTCTTATGAACTTCCGATTGATGGGAAGAGAAGAATGGTATTAAATGGTCGAATTGACCGAATTGATAAAGCAACAAGTGAAAAAGGCGATTACCTACGAATATTGGATTATAAATCAACGAAAAAGGAATTAAAATTATCAGATGTATACTACGGACTTGCTTTACAGTTACTAACATATTTAGATATAGCTGTAGCAAATTCAACAACATTACTTGGAAAAAACGCGGACCCGGCTGGTATTCTTTATTTCCATGTACAAAATCCGATTGTTAAAGTTAAAAATAATATTGAACTCGATGAAATTCAGGATGAAATCTTTAAAAAGTTTAAAATGAATGGATTACTTTTAGAAGATCGTGAAAGTAATACGTTAATGGATGAAGCATTAATTCAAGACGGAAGCACTTCAAAAATTGTGCCGATTAGGCTTAAAAAAACCGGAGAGTACATGGCAAAATATTCAAAAACGGTAAAGCCGGAACAATACCCAATGATGACGAATTATATAAAGCAAAAATTTACTGAAGCTGGTCAGCAAATATATAAAGGCTTTGTAGAGGCAAATCCATATCAGCAAAAGGATAAAATACCATGTACATATTGCTCGTACCAATCAGTATGTCAATTTGATGCAAATGTAAAAGGAAATGAATATCGTGTTCTACCTCCTTTAGAAGATAGCGAAGCATTACAAAAAATGATCGAGGTGGTGAATAAAGATGAGTAA
- the lepB gene encoding signal peptidase I → MLRKEVLDWGKAIIIGIAIAFIVRTFLFSTYVVDGESMMPTLKDGNLLVINKFGYEIGDINRFDVIVFHANKQEDYVKRVIGLPGDTIEYKDDQLYVNNKKWNEPYLNDYKSSLKGTTFTPDFNLNEVTGKTKVPPGYVFVEGDNRPKSYDSRLFGFVKIDKIVGKVDLLYWPLSSLNTNFNK, encoded by the coding sequence ATGCTAAGAAAAGAAGTATTAGACTGGGGAAAAGCGATCATTATTGGGATCGCAATTGCTTTTATTGTAAGAACGTTCTTATTTTCTACATATGTAGTTGATGGAGAATCTATGATGCCAACTTTAAAGGATGGAAACCTACTAGTTATTAATAAATTTGGATATGAAATTGGTGATATTAACAGATTTGATGTAATTGTATTTCATGCAAATAAGCAAGAAGATTATGTTAAACGTGTCATTGGTTTACCTGGAGATACAATCGAATATAAAGATGATCAGCTTTATGTTAACAATAAAAAATGGAATGAACCATATTTAAATGATTACAAGAGTTCTTTAAAAGGAACAACTTTTACACCTGATTTTAATTTAAACGAAGTTACAGGTAAAACGAAAGTTCCACCTGGCTATGTTTTTGTTGAAGGGGACAATCGACCAAAAAGTTATGACAGTCGTTTGTTTGGATTTGTAAAAATTGATAAAATTGTAGGGAAGGTCGACCTACTTTATTGGCCGCTTTCAAGTTTGAATACGAATTTTAACAAATAA
- a CDS encoding TVP38/TMEM64 family protein, with the protein MNVFDLKAFFTEEHFLHLIQQYKDYGPLVGISIPFIEAICPVLPLVIFVFANAAAFGPLLGFLYSWIGSCLGSILLFYVVRKFGQKRFFSFVSKHKKVESSIGWIEKRGFGPIFIMFAFPFSPSFLINIVAGLSRIKISQFLIALVLGKFTMIAMISYLGKDLTSVFQKPIKALYIGIFIFVLWIVGKVIEKRMDIKEKTTEKKSASESSDEQ; encoded by the coding sequence ATGAACGTTTTTGACTTAAAGGCTTTTTTTACAGAAGAACATTTTTTACATCTCATTCAACAATACAAAGATTATGGTCCATTAGTTGGAATATCAATCCCTTTTATTGAAGCAATTTGTCCAGTTCTACCTTTGGTCATTTTTGTATTTGCTAATGCAGCAGCATTTGGGCCACTATTAGGTTTTTTATATTCATGGATTGGTTCTTGCTTAGGTTCCATTTTACTATTCTATGTTGTTAGAAAATTTGGTCAGAAACGATTTTTTTCATTTGTAAGTAAGCATAAGAAAGTAGAATCATCAATAGGGTGGATTGAAAAAAGGGGATTTGGTCCAATTTTTATTATGTTTGCGTTTCCATTTTCACCATCTTTTTTAATAAATATAGTAGCTGGTCTGTCACGTATCAAAATATCACAATTTCTAATCGCATTAGTACTTGGAAAGTTTACGATGATCGCGATGATTAGTTATTTAGGGAAAGATTTAACTTCAGTATTTCAAAAGCCGATTAAAGCATTGTACATAGGAATTTTTATATTCGTATTATGGATTGTTGGAAAAGTGATTGAGAAACGTATGGACATCAAAGAAAAAACAACAGAGAAAAAGAGTGCGTCTGAATCATCTGATGAGCAATAA
- a CDS encoding NAD(P)/FAD-dependent oxidoreductase — MKLHSGTYYWPTTFPDAPSYPTLEEDLSCDVLIIGGGSSGAQCAYYLSDSNLDVAVIEKSTIGSGSTSTNTALLQYSGEKMFTDLINTFGEDYIKKHLQLLKEAINEIEAASKNVIINCEFNRRDTLYSASCVDDVESLKKEYEFLKQQNCELTFLTKDDIEEKYPFSRDAAIYSYNDAEINPFRYTHALLDNAASKGIRIFEHTEMNGHHYDKEQEKMIVTTNNGHSIKARYIIFAAGYEGIEIKKEKKASFVSTYTVTTQPVKDLSEWYNRTLIWETARPYLFMRTTRDNRIIIGGLDDNTSYSEDRDSKLIHKKKKLIEEFNKMFPTIQVQPEYYLAAFYGGTIDGLPIIGKYEAIPNSYFLFAFGDNGTVYSQLLSKLIVKEIVEGNCPDLALYLQERPLLNN; from the coding sequence ATGAAATTACACTCTGGAACCTATTATTGGCCTACTACTTTTCCTGATGCTCCATCATATCCAACATTGGAGGAAGACCTATCTTGTGATGTATTAATCATTGGGGGTGGAAGCTCAGGGGCACAATGTGCATACTATCTTTCCGATTCTAATTTAGATGTGGCGGTAATTGAAAAATCAACCATTGGCAGCGGGAGTACTAGTACGAATACGGCCCTCCTTCAATATTCCGGTGAAAAAATGTTTACTGATTTGATTAACACCTTCGGAGAAGATTACATTAAAAAGCATTTACAACTACTGAAAGAAGCCATAAATGAAATTGAAGCTGCCTCAAAGAATGTCATCATTAATTGTGAATTCAACAGAAGAGATACTCTCTATTCCGCAAGTTGTGTAGATGATGTTGAAAGTCTTAAGAAGGAATATGAATTCTTAAAACAGCAAAACTGTGAACTAACTTTTTTAACAAAGGATGATATTGAAGAAAAATATCCTTTTAGCAGGGATGCCGCTATTTATTCATACAATGATGCAGAAATTAATCCTTTCAGATACACCCATGCACTTTTGGATAACGCCGCAAGCAAAGGAATTCGTATATTTGAACATACGGAAATGAACGGTCACCATTATGATAAAGAACAAGAAAAGATGATTGTTACTACAAATAATGGTCATTCGATCAAAGCACGATATATTATTTTCGCAGCAGGTTATGAAGGAATAGAGATTAAAAAGGAGAAAAAAGCTTCCTTTGTGAGTACATATACGGTAACTACCCAACCAGTCAAAGATCTTTCCGAATGGTATAACAGAACACTCATTTGGGAAACGGCTCGTCCCTATTTATTTATGCGTACAACTAGAGATAACCGGATTATCATAGGCGGACTTGATGATAATACTTCGTACTCTGAAGATCGTGATAGTAAACTGATTCACAAAAAGAAGAAACTGATTGAAGAGTTTAATAAAATGTTTCCAACTATTCAAGTACAGCCAGAATATTACTTAGCTGCATTTTATGGAGGCACAATCGATGGCCTTCCGATTATCGGAAAATATGAAGCAATTCCAAATAGCTATTTCCTATTTGCCTTTGGTGATAACGGGACGGTTTACAGCCAGCTGCTGTCGAAGCTTATTGTAAAGGAAATTGTTGAAGGGAACTGTCCAGATTTAGCTCTATACTTGCAAGAGCGACCTTTGCTAAACAATTGA
- a CDS encoding competence protein ComK produces the protein MNHVKGQVKVLNEYEINKSTMAIIPEFTVDLVVISKVYETDDHFYVLMKPIEIIERSCAYFGSSYRGRREGTKQMISITHKPPIAISSMNQIFFFPTSSSLKVECSWISYNHVANFRGGKYNRSVVEFFNGVELPLEISRGSFENQLYRTAHLRAIYEDRLNPENTQQKSYKLIPDNEITSYIKGISVHEK, from the coding sequence ATGAATCATGTGAAAGGACAAGTTAAAGTATTAAATGAGTACGAGATTAATAAGTCAACAATGGCAATCATTCCAGAATTTACTGTCGATTTAGTTGTAATTTCAAAGGTATACGAAACAGATGATCATTTTTATGTTTTAATGAAACCGATTGAAATTATTGAAAGAAGCTGTGCTTACTTCGGGAGTAGTTACCGGGGTAGGCGTGAAGGAACTAAACAAATGATTTCCATCACTCACAAACCACCAATAGCGATCAGCTCAATGAATCAAATTTTCTTTTTCCCCACTTCATCTTCTTTAAAAGTAGAATGTTCTTGGATCTCCTACAATCATGTTGCTAATTTCAGAGGCGGTAAATACAATCGATCAGTTGTTGAATTTTTCAATGGTGTTGAACTTCCATTAGAAATATCTCGTGGTTCATTTGAAAACCAATTATACCGAACAGCACATTTAAGGGCGATTTATGAAGATCGGCTCAATCCTGAAAATACCCAACAAAAATCTTACAAATTAATTCCTGATAACGAAATTACCTCATATATAAAAGGAATATCAGTTCACGAAAAATAA
- the aceA gene encoding isocitrate lyase — translation MTKNREKRIAELQESWELDSRWNGITRTYTAEDVIKLRGSIDIEQTLAKKGAEKLWKLLNEESYVNALGALTGNQAIQQVKAGLKAIYLSGWQVAADANLSGQMYPDQSLYPANSVPAVVKRINQAFQRADQIQYVEGGEEIDYFAPIMADAEAGFGGQLNVFELMKSMIEAGAAGVHFEDQLSSEKKCGHLGGKVLLPTQTAVRNLISARLAADVMGVPTLIVARTDADAADLITSDIDPVDKQFITGERTPEGFYRTKAGLDQAIARGLAYAPYADLVWCETSEPNLEDAKRFADAIHAKFPGKLLAYNCSPSFNWKKKLDDETIETFQQQIAAMGYKFQFVTLAGFHALNFGMFELARNYKDRGMGAYSELQQAEFASEQYGYTATRHQREVGTGYFDQVAQIITGGTSSTTALKGSTEEQQFSSN, via the coding sequence ATGACGAAAAATCGTGAAAAGCGTATTGCTGAATTACAGGAAAGCTGGGAGCTTGATTCTAGATGGAATGGCATTACAAGAACATACACTGCTGAAGATGTAATTAAATTAAGAGGATCAATTGATATTGAACAAACATTGGCAAAAAAGGGTGCGGAAAAATTATGGAAACTTCTAAATGAAGAAAGCTATGTGAATGCACTAGGAGCATTAACTGGAAACCAAGCAATTCAACAAGTAAAAGCAGGTTTAAAGGCTATTTATTTAAGTGGCTGGCAAGTAGCAGCCGATGCAAATCTTTCAGGTCAAATGTATCCAGATCAAAGCTTATATCCGGCAAATTCTGTACCAGCAGTTGTAAAACGAATTAATCAGGCTTTCCAACGTGCAGATCAAATTCAATATGTTGAAGGTGGAGAAGAAATCGACTACTTCGCACCGATTATGGCAGATGCAGAGGCTGGCTTCGGTGGACAATTAAATGTATTTGAACTAATGAAAAGTATGATCGAAGCAGGAGCAGCAGGTGTGCATTTTGAAGATCAATTGTCTTCAGAAAAAAAATGTGGCCATTTAGGTGGGAAAGTATTATTACCAACACAAACGGCGGTTCGTAACTTAATCTCTGCTCGTTTAGCAGCGGATGTAATGGGAGTTCCTACCCTGATTGTTGCCCGAACTGATGCAGATGCAGCAGATTTAATTACAAGTGATATTGATCCAGTCGACAAACAATTTATTACTGGTGAAAGAACACCTGAAGGTTTTTATCGTACGAAAGCGGGGTTAGATCAAGCAATTGCTCGTGGTCTTGCTTATGCACCGTATGCAGACTTAGTTTGGTGTGAGACGTCAGAGCCTAACCTAGAAGATGCAAAACGTTTTGCAGATGCTATTCATGCTAAATTCCCAGGTAAATTACTAGCTTATAACTGTTCACCTTCATTTAACTGGAAGAAGAAACTAGATGATGAAACAATCGAGACATTCCAACAACAAATTGCAGCAATGGGTTATAAATTCCAATTTGTTACCCTTGCTGGTTTCCACGCATTAAACTTTGGCATGTTTGAATTAGCTAGAAACTACAAAGATCGTGGAATGGGAGCATATTCAGAACTTCAACAAGCTGAATTTGCAAGTGAACAATATGGCTATACTGCAACAAGACACCAACGCGAAGTTGGAACAGGATATTTTGATCAAGTAGCTCAAATTATTACTGGTGGAACTTCTTCAACAACAGCTCTTAAAGGCTCTACTGAAGAACAACAATTTTCATCTAATTAA
- the aceB gene encoding malate synthase A, giving the protein MTTELSKIKVLGNHVEGSTDILTTEALSFLEQLHLRFDQRRQQLLLNRKERMCFLQNGGKLEFLEETKYIRESDWTIAPIPEDLQDRRVEITGPVDRKMIINALNSDAFVFMADFEDATSPTWENIISGQVNLRDAVNRTISLQSNGKTYKLKEKPAVLVVRPRGWHLEEKHITVNGENMSGSLVDFGLYFFHNAKQAIKNGSGPYFYLPKMESYLEAKLWNDVFLFAQNELNIPVGTIKATVLIETIAASFEMDEILYELKDHSAGFNCGRWDYIFSFIKMMRYDKSIILPDRSVVTMEVPFMRSYSQKVIQTCHRRNAPAIGGMAAQIPIKDDKERNEVAFEKVRKDKEREAKDGHDGTWVAHPGLVAVALEQFNRFMPTPNQIHRKREDVNVTEADLLEIPSGVITEQGLRTNITVAIQYIEAWISGRGAVPLYNLMEDAATAEISRAQIWQWVRHEKGVLEDGTNITLQLVESLKNEEMMKLQLEIGKEQFEAKRFSEAIGLFDELITNDEFADFLTLKGYNFL; this is encoded by the coding sequence ATGACAACAGAGCTTTCAAAAATTAAAGTTCTAGGTAATCATGTAGAGGGTTCAACTGACATTCTTACGACCGAAGCATTAAGTTTTTTAGAGCAATTACATCTGAGATTCGATCAACGTAGACAACAGCTGTTATTAAACAGAAAAGAAAGAATGTGTTTTTTACAAAATGGGGGAAAGCTCGAATTTTTAGAGGAAACAAAATACATTCGTGAAAGTGATTGGACAATAGCACCTATTCCAGAGGATTTACAAGATCGAAGAGTAGAGATAACAGGACCAGTTGATCGAAAAATGATTATCAATGCATTGAATTCTGATGCGTTTGTTTTCATGGCTGATTTTGAGGACGCTACTTCTCCAACTTGGGAAAATATAATTTCAGGTCAGGTTAATTTAAGAGATGCTGTGAATCGAACAATTTCACTTCAATCAAATGGAAAAACATATAAGTTAAAAGAGAAGCCAGCTGTCCTAGTAGTTCGACCAAGAGGCTGGCATTTAGAAGAAAAACATATCACTGTAAATGGTGAAAATATGTCTGGTAGCTTAGTAGATTTTGGACTTTATTTCTTTCATAATGCAAAACAGGCAATAAAAAACGGATCAGGACCTTATTTTTATTTACCAAAAATGGAAAGTTATTTGGAAGCAAAATTATGGAATGATGTTTTTTTATTTGCTCAAAATGAATTGAATATACCTGTTGGAACTATTAAAGCAACTGTATTAATTGAAACAATTGCTGCTTCATTTGAAATGGATGAAATACTTTATGAATTAAAGGATCATTCAGCAGGATTTAATTGCGGAAGATGGGATTATATTTTTAGTTTCATAAAGATGATGCGATACGACAAATCAATTATTTTACCTGATCGATCTGTTGTGACGATGGAAGTACCTTTTATGCGTTCATATTCTCAAAAAGTTATTCAAACTTGTCATCGTAGAAATGCTCCAGCAATTGGAGGAATGGCAGCTCAAATTCCAATTAAAGATGATAAAGAGCGAAATGAAGTTGCGTTTGAAAAGGTAAGAAAAGATAAAGAGCGTGAAGCAAAAGATGGACACGATGGAACTTGGGTAGCTCATCCTGGTTTAGTAGCTGTAGCTCTTGAACAGTTTAATCGATTTATGCCTACACCAAATCAGATTCATAGAAAACGTGAGGATGTTAATGTAACTGAGGCGGATCTTTTAGAGATTCCTAGTGGTGTTATTACGGAGCAAGGTCTCAGAACAAATATAACAGTTGCGATTCAGTATATTGAAGCATGGATAAGCGGTCGAGGTGCGGTGCCGCTATACAACTTAATGGAGGATGCTGCGACTGCTGAAATTTCGCGTGCGCAAATTTGGCAATGGGTGCGTCATGAAAAAGGTGTTTTAGAGGATGGTACAAACATTACTTTACAATTAGTGGAATCATTAAAAAATGAAGAAATGATGAAACTTCAACTAGAAATTGGGAAAGAACAATTTGAAGCAAAACGATTTAGTGAAGCAATTGGATTATTTGATGAGTTAATTACCAACGATGAATTTGCTGACTTTCTGACTTTAAAAGGATATAACTTTTTATAA
- a CDS encoding S8 family serine peptidase, which yields MIRFLTLNIILCFLVLCLNNYFFRFNQTVEILDSSEKSYEQLINRNGVVLTPKIIKKMLGISPSRHFSTTNENSKQIAIAVLDSGVFPHEDLTKHVNKIIAFKDFVNNYAEPYDDNGHGTLIAGLIAGNGNTYEGINNKTNIVGVKVLDKYGEGNIQNTINGINWVIENKDKYNIKIINISYGFNELSKRSLGILKTSINNADKNDLMVICSIGNKKIIQNVFINSEKSTYPASFNTVLSVGAMDYLTRDTMYSTNKYRIAPYTVSYINKWMYIKPDFILPGTKILTLNSNIGYLPSHTIYLKEKYTISSGSSLATAVLSGLVSILFEQFPNKTNSEMKSVILNQSYASQLDNNFLNNQKKYLYFNESFGE from the coding sequence ATGATTAGATTTCTTACTTTAAATATAATTTTATGTTTCCTTGTATTGTGTTTAAATAATTATTTTTTTAGATTCAATCAAACTGTTGAAATATTAGACTCTTCAGAAAAATCTTACGAACAATTAATAAATAGGAATGGTGTTGTATTAACCCCGAAGATAATAAAAAAGATGTTAGGAATTTCCCCTAGTAGACATTTCTCTACTACTAATGAAAACTCTAAGCAAATAGCCATAGCAGTTTTAGATTCTGGTGTATTTCCACATGAAGATTTAACTAAACATGTTAATAAAATAATTGCTTTTAAAGACTTTGTTAATAATTATGCTGAACCATATGATGATAATGGGCACGGTACTTTAATAGCAGGGTTGATAGCCGGAAATGGCAACACATATGAAGGTATTAATAATAAAACTAATATTGTTGGAGTAAAAGTTTTAGATAAATATGGTGAAGGTAATATTCAAAACACAATTAATGGAATTAACTGGGTTATTGAAAATAAGGACAAATATAATATAAAAATTATTAATATTTCCTATGGTTTTAATGAATTAAGTAAAAGAAGTTTAGGGATTTTAAAAACTAGTATAAATAATGCAGATAAAAATGATTTAATGGTCATTTGTTCAATTGGAAATAAAAAAATCATACAAAACGTGTTTATTAATAGTGAAAAATCTACCTACCCTGCTTCTTTTAATACTGTTCTTTCAGTTGGAGCTATGGATTATTTAACAAGAGATACAATGTATTCAACAAACAAATACAGAATAGCCCCATATACAGTTTCTTACATTAATAAATGGATGTACATTAAACCAGACTTTATTCTTCCAGGTACTAAAATTCTTACACTTAATTCAAATATAGGATACCTTCCCAGTCATACCATATATTTAAAAGAAAAATACACAATTAGTTCAGGATCATCCTTAGCTACAGCTGTTTTGTCAGGACTAGTCTCTATATTATTTGAACAGTTTCCAAATAAAACAAACAGTGAAATGAAAAGTGTAATTTTAAACCAAAGTTATGCTAGTCAGCTTGATAACAATTTTCTTAATAATCAAAAGAAGTATTTGTATTTTAATGAAAGTTTCGGTGAATAG